In Canis lupus familiaris isolate Mischka breed German Shepherd chromosome 9, alternate assembly UU_Cfam_GSD_1.0, whole genome shotgun sequence, a single window of DNA contains:
- the LOC119876592 gene encoding beta-lactoglobulin-1, producing the protein MRSLLLALALVCGIQAIVIPRTMEDLDLQKVAGTWHSTAMAASDISLLDAETAPLRVYIQELRPTPQDNLEIVLRKWEDGRCAEQKVLAEKTEVPAEFKINYVEENQIFLLDTDYDNYLFFCMENTDAPQQSLMCQCLARTLEVDNEVMEKFNRALKTLPVHMQLLNPTQAEEQCLI; encoded by the exons ATGAGGAGCCTCCTGCTTGCCCTGGCCCTCGTGTGTGGCATCCAGGCCATCGTCATCCCCCGGACCATGGAGGACCTGGACCTCCAGAAG GTGGCTGGGACGTGGCACTCCACGGCCATGGCGGCCAGTGACATCTCCCTGCTGGATGCTGAGACCGCCCCTCTGAGAGTGTACATCCAGGAGCTGAGGCCCACTCCCCAGGACAACCTGGAGATTGTTCTGCGCAAATG GGAGGACGGCAGGTGTGCTGAGCAGAAGGTCCTGGCAGAAAAAACCGAGGTCCCTGCTGAGTTCAAGATCAACT ATGTGGAGGAGAACCAGATCTTCCTGCTCGACACGGACTATGACAACTACCTGTTCTTCTGCATGGAGAACACGGACGCCCCCCAGCAGAGCCTCATGTGCCAGTGCCTGG ccaGGACCCTGGAGGTTGACAACGAGGTCATGGAGAAATTCAACAGAGCCCTCAAGACTCTGCCCGTGCACATGCAGCTCTTGAACCCCACCCAGGCGGAAG AGCAGTGCCTCATCTAG
- the LOC607807 gene encoding beta-lactoglobulin-2-like isoform X2 — MRSLLLALALVCGIQATVVPRTVEDLDIRQVAGTWHSMTMAASDISLLDTETAPLRVYIQELRPTPQDNLEIVLHEQENHACVKRTIMAQKTEDPAVFTVDYQGERKISMLDTDYTHYMFFCVEAPLPTTQSGVMCQYLARTLEVDNEVMEKFDRALKTLPVHMRIVLDLSQGKEQCRV, encoded by the exons ATGAGGAGCCTCCTGCTTGCCCTGGCCCTCGTGTGTGGCATCCAGGCCACCGTAGTCCCCCGGACCGTGGAGGACCTGGATATAAGACAG GTGGCTGGGACGTGGCACTCCATGACCATGGCGGCCAGTGACATCTCCCTGCTGGATACTGAGACCGCCCCTCTGAGAGTGTACATCCAGGAGCTGAGGCCCACCCCCCAGGACAACCTGGAGATTGTTCTGCACGAACA GGAAAACCATGCATGTGTCAAGAGGACCATCATGGCCCAGAAGACTGAGGACCCAGCCGTGTTTACGGTCGACT ACCAAGGGGAAAGGAAGATTTCCATGCTGGACACAGACTACACTCACTACATGTTCTTTTGCGTGGAGGCCCCACTGCCCACCACCCAGAGCGGCGTGATGTGCCAGTACCTGG ccaggACCCTGGAGGTTGACAACGAGGTCATGGAGAAATTCGACAGAGCCCTCAAGACTCTGCCCGTGCACATGCGGATTGTGCTGGACCTGAGCCAGGGGAAGG AGCAGTGCCGTGTCTAG